In Streptomyces sp. P3, one DNA window encodes the following:
- a CDS encoding ZIP family metal transporter, translating into MTDAVQAGLWGLVAGSALLLGAALGYGLRVPRKVIATVMAFGAGVLISAVSFELVGEAYDEAGLAPTALGTLAGAVAYTGGNVWLARRGARHRKRSGGERTQAQPSEAEQGGSGAALALGALLDGVPESAVIGVGLLDGGAVSLVTVAAVFISNVPEGLSSSAGMKKAGRTASYVFGVWGAIAAASTVSAVLGYTVVGAFSPAVIAAVTAVAAGAILAMVADTMIPEAFDDAHLAIGLITVSGFLVSFALSHA; encoded by the coding sequence ATGACGGATGCAGTACAGGCGGGACTGTGGGGACTCGTGGCCGGCTCGGCACTGCTGCTGGGTGCGGCGCTCGGCTACGGACTCCGGGTACCGCGGAAAGTGATCGCGACCGTGATGGCCTTCGGCGCCGGAGTGCTGATCTCGGCGGTCTCCTTCGAACTGGTCGGGGAGGCCTACGACGAGGCGGGGCTCGCCCCCACCGCCCTGGGCACACTCGCCGGAGCCGTGGCCTACACCGGGGGCAACGTCTGGCTGGCCCGCCGGGGCGCCCGGCACCGCAAACGCTCGGGCGGTGAGCGGACCCAGGCACAGCCGTCGGAGGCGGAGCAGGGCGGTTCCGGGGCCGCACTCGCGTTGGGTGCGCTGCTCGACGGGGTACCGGAGTCCGCGGTCATCGGTGTCGGCCTCCTCGACGGCGGCGCGGTGAGCCTGGTGACCGTGGCAGCGGTGTTCATCAGCAACGTCCCGGAGGGGCTGTCGAGTTCGGCGGGTATGAAGAAGGCCGGACGGACCGCCTCGTACGTCTTCGGAGTCTGGGGAGCCATCGCCGCCGCGAGCACCGTGTCGGCCGTCCTCGGCTACACGGTCGTCGGAGCCTTCTCCCCCGCGGTGATCGCAGCGGTGACGGCCGTGGCGGCGGGCGCCATTCTCGCCATGGTCGCGGACACGATGATTCCCGAGGCCTTCGACGACGCCCACCTGGCCATCGGGCTGATCACCGTGAGCGGCTTCCTGGTGTCCTTCGCCCTGTCCCACGCCTGA
- a CDS encoding ATP-binding protein: MESRSDDEGGTGPGTGLIEAGYALAGGDGCIAQARRDAADFLARARDERGVDVSARAMDLTRLVVSELVTNVRKYAPGPALMRLRVTGAMVEVVVQDSDRTVPAVEAADPGRIGRHGLEIVQAVAHDLVVERQPDGKRVIARIVLADPAAR; this comes from the coding sequence GTGGAATCGCGATCCGACGACGAGGGCGGCACGGGGCCCGGCACTGGGCTGATCGAGGCTGGGTACGCTCTGGCAGGAGGCGACGGGTGCATCGCGCAGGCCCGTCGGGACGCCGCCGACTTCCTCGCGAGGGCCCGTGACGAGCGCGGTGTGGACGTCTCCGCGCGCGCGATGGACCTGACCCGGCTGGTGGTCAGCGAGCTGGTCACCAATGTCCGCAAGTACGCGCCGGGACCGGCGTTGATGCGGCTGCGCGTCACCGGAGCCATGGTGGAGGTCGTGGTCCAGGACAGCGATCGCACCGTGCCCGCGGTGGAGGCCGCCGACCCCGGCCGGATAGGCCGCCACGGCCTGGAGATCGTCCAGGCCGTCGCCCATGACCTCGTCGTCGAGCGGCAGCCGGACGGCAAACGCGTCATCGCCCGCATCGTCCTCGCGGACCCGGCCGCGCGGTGA
- a CDS encoding STAS domain-containing protein, translating into MTDNQETGRSDRLSVEHASVGDIRVVILRGEIDHDVKDVLSEALLSRNDDQRHRIVADLSGVTFLDSSGINVFVQVHQRVSAGEGWLRLAAAQESVARVVQLVGLDAVLSCHSTVEQALTA; encoded by the coding sequence GTGACTGACAACCAGGAAACGGGCCGATCCGACCGGCTGTCCGTCGAACACGCCAGCGTCGGCGACATCCGTGTCGTGATCCTGCGCGGCGAGATCGATCACGACGTCAAGGACGTGCTGAGCGAGGCACTGCTGTCCCGCAACGATGATCAGAGGCACCGGATCGTGGCGGACCTCAGCGGCGTGACCTTCCTGGACTCCAGCGGCATCAACGTGTTCGTCCAGGTTCACCAGCGCGTGAGCGCCGGCGAGGGGTGGCTGCGCCTGGCCGCCGCCCAGGAATCGGTGGCACGGGTCGTCCAGCTCGTCGGACTCGACGCGGTGCTCTCCTGCCACAGCACCGTCGAGCAGGCGCTCACCGCCTGA
- a CDS encoding NlpC/P60 family protein, with amino-acid sequence MRTLRRGAGLVAVMVTALLLALLPTTAAQAAGTGEQNWCAVQGIASPEAHRAIDAACAEWRARTVYTWGGGHGPAPGQSYGTWDLSSPSHFEETALDPQTRGFDCSGFARWAWSRAAGYDILGDGTAYAMYVNGGRKYQQVHGAGGGKPAVSDMQPGDLVYTAVGGQVKDITHMMIYLGDGYVVEAYQSQLPIRVIDINSRISDNRLVGVTRMPQGGPFTEPTGYDGTLQVTWGTDVAVREHPNRSAGQVTRLSGPDIVYAKCQQRGERVTAEGYTNDAWTYLSNRGGWISNIFLRGPAWLPEVPTCSGADYDTQIGPGGGGNATQGGAYGTWGTDVALRSQPSTVNGTTVARLAGPTSVAVSCQMHAQSVTSEGYTNDAWSYLPQYGAWITNIYMKGDAWLAGVPACDGRGTATPVGAHAYSTWGTGVTIRSTPSTGAGVVTRLSGPTGVAVSCQKHAESVTAEGYTNDTWSYLPEYQGWVSNIYMKGDAWLNGVRNCVIPGMS; translated from the coding sequence ATGAGAACACTGCGCCGGGGAGCGGGGCTGGTCGCCGTGATGGTGACCGCCCTCCTCCTGGCCCTGCTTCCGACCACCGCCGCACAGGCGGCCGGTACGGGGGAGCAGAACTGGTGCGCCGTGCAGGGCATCGCCTCGCCGGAGGCGCACCGCGCGATCGACGCGGCCTGCGCGGAATGGCGCGCGAGAACGGTGTACACGTGGGGCGGAGGCCATGGACCGGCTCCCGGCCAGAGTTACGGCACCTGGGACCTGAGCAGCCCGAGCCACTTCGAGGAGACCGCGCTCGACCCCCAGACCCGCGGGTTCGACTGTTCGGGCTTCGCGCGCTGGGCCTGGTCCAGGGCCGCCGGGTACGACATCCTCGGCGACGGGACGGCCTACGCCATGTACGTCAACGGGGGGCGGAAGTACCAGCAGGTCCACGGCGCCGGCGGAGGCAAGCCGGCGGTGTCCGACATGCAGCCCGGCGACCTGGTGTACACAGCGGTCGGCGGTCAGGTGAAGGACATCACCCACATGATGATCTACCTCGGGGACGGCTATGTCGTCGAGGCCTACCAGTCGCAGCTGCCGATCCGTGTGATCGACATCAACTCGCGTATCAGCGACAACCGCCTGGTCGGTGTGACGCGGATGCCGCAGGGCGGCCCGTTCACGGAACCCACGGGCTACGACGGCACGCTCCAGGTGACGTGGGGCACGGACGTCGCCGTGCGCGAGCACCCCAACCGTTCGGCCGGCCAGGTGACCCGGCTGTCCGGACCTGACATCGTCTACGCCAAGTGCCAGCAGCGCGGAGAGCGCGTCACCGCGGAGGGCTACACCAACGACGCCTGGACGTACCTGTCCAACCGGGGCGGCTGGATCAGCAACATCTTCCTCAGGGGTCCTGCCTGGCTGCCGGAGGTGCCCACCTGCTCAGGGGCCGACTACGACACGCAGATCGGCCCCGGCGGCGGAGGCAACGCCACCCAGGGCGGCGCGTACGGCACGTGGGGCACCGACGTGGCGCTCCGCTCCCAGCCGTCCACAGTCAACGGGACGACGGTCGCCCGGCTGGCCGGCCCCACCTCGGTCGCCGTCAGCTGCCAGATGCATGCCCAGAGCGTGACGTCGGAGGGCTACACCAACGACGCGTGGTCCTACCTGCCGCAGTACGGCGCCTGGATCACCAACATCTACATGAAGGGCGACGCCTGGCTCGCCGGTGTCCCGGCCTGCGACGGCAGGGGAACCGCGACCCCCGTCGGAGCGCACGCCTACAGCACCTGGGGCACCGGGGTGACCATCCGCAGCACGCCTTCCACCGGCGCGGGCGTCGTGACCCGGCTCTCCGGTCCGACCGGCGTGGCGGTCTCCTGCCAGAAGCACGCCGAGAGTGTGACGGCCGAGGGATACACCAACGACACCTGGTCGTACCTGCCCGAGTACCAGGGCTGGGTCAGCAACATCTACATGAAGGGCGACGCGTGGCTGAACGGTGTCCGGAACTGCGTGATTCCGGGCATGAGTTGA
- a CDS encoding cold-shock protein, translated as MASGTVKWFNSEKGFGFIAQDGGGPDVFAHYSNISGNGYRELVEGEPVTFDVTQGQKGPQAENIVRG; from the coding sequence ATGGCCAGCGGCACCGTGAAGTGGTTCAACTCTGAAAAGGGCTTCGGATTCATCGCCCAGGACGGCGGCGGACCGGATGTCTTCGCCCACTACTCCAACATCTCCGGCAACGGCTACCGGGAACTGGTGGAGGGAGAGCCGGTCACCTTCGACGTGACCCAGGGCCAGAAGGGACCTCAGGCCGAGAACATCGTCCGCGGCTGA
- a CDS encoding IS110 family transposase: protein MFDTEDVGVFLGLDVGKSAHHGHGLTPAGKKVLDKQLPNSEPKLRAVFDKLKAKFGTVLVIVDQPASIGALPLTVARDTGCKVAYLPGLAMRRIADLYPGEAKTDAKDAAVIADAARTMPHTLRSLELTDEITAELTVLVGFDQDLAAEATRTSNRIRGLLTQFHPSLERVLGPRLDHQAVTWLLERYGSPAALRKAGRRRLVELIRPKAPRMAQRLIDDVFEALDEQTVVVPGTGTLDIVVPSLARSLAAVHEQRRALEAQINALLEAHPLSPVLTSMPGVGVRTAAVLLVTVGDGTSFPTAAHLASYAGLAPTTKSSGTSIHGEHAPRGGNRQLKRAMFLSAFACMNADPASRTYYDKQRNRGKTHTQALLRLARQRISVLFAMLRDGTFYESRTPADVELAA from the coding sequence ATGTTCGACACCGAAGACGTGGGCGTGTTCCTCGGCCTGGACGTCGGAAAGAGTGCTCACCACGGCCACGGGCTCACCCCGGCCGGGAAGAAGGTCCTCGACAAGCAGCTGCCCAACAGCGAGCCGAAACTGCGGGCCGTCTTCGACAAACTCAAGGCCAAGTTCGGCACCGTCCTGGTGATCGTGGACCAGCCCGCCTCCATCGGCGCCCTCCCGCTCACGGTCGCCCGGGACACCGGCTGCAAGGTCGCCTACCTGCCCGGACTCGCGATGCGGCGGATCGCCGACCTGTATCCGGGCGAGGCCAAGACCGACGCGAAGGACGCAGCCGTGATCGCGGACGCCGCCCGCACCATGCCGCACACCCTGCGCTCGCTGGAGCTCACCGACGAGATCACCGCCGAACTCACGGTTCTCGTCGGCTTCGACCAGGACCTCGCGGCCGAGGCCACCCGCACCTCCAACCGCATACGCGGCCTGCTCACCCAGTTCCACCCGTCGCTGGAGCGCGTCCTGGGCCCCCGCCTCGACCACCAGGCCGTCACCTGGCTGCTGGAGCGCTACGGCTCCCCGGCCGCACTGCGCAAAGCCGGCCGCCGCAGGCTCGTCGAGCTCATCCGGCCCAAGGCCCCACGCATGGCCCAGCGGCTGATCGACGATGTCTTCGAAGCGTTGGACGAGCAGACCGTCGTGGTCCCGGGCACCGGCACCCTCGACATCGTCGTGCCCTCCCTGGCCCGCTCGCTCGCCGCTGTCCACGAACAGCGCCGGGCCCTGGAAGCCCAGATCAACGCCCTGCTGGAGGCCCACCCTCTTTCCCCGGTCCTGACGTCGATGCCCGGCGTCGGCGTCAGGACCGCCGCCGTCCTGCTGGTCACCGTCGGCGACGGCACCAGCTTCCCCACCGCCGCCCACCTCGCCTCCTACGCCGGCCTCGCCCCGACAACGAAGTCGTCCGGCACCTCGATCCACGGCGAACACGCACCCCGAGGCGGCAACCGCCAGCTCAAACGCGCCATGTTCCTGTCCGCCTTCGCCTGCATGAACGCCGACCCCGCCTCCCGCACCTACTACGACAAGCAACGCAACCGCGGCAAGACCCACACCCAGGCCCTCCTCCGCCTCGCCCGCCAACGCATCAGCGTCCTGTTCGCCATGCTCCGCGACGGCACCTTCTACGAATCCCGCACACCCGCGGACGTCGAGCTCGCCGCATGA
- a CDS encoding UTP--glucose-1-phosphate uridylyltransferase, which yields MSPTIRRAVIPAAGLGSRLLPLTKATPKEMLPVGDKPVIEHTVRELVDSGITDITIVVSGGKSLIQDHFRPNPALVAQLRADGKTAYADAVEEVAELARRGHITYLDQHGPYGNGTPVLNAARAFGDEPVLVLWPDDVFVADVPRAQQLIRAYELTGCPVLALLPMDPGDSQRYGVPIVKEDLGGGTLRITGLVEKPRPADAPSSYAAIGGYVVTPGIIDELREQTRRWYEHRTGEVYLTDAINAYAATRAVYGQVIQGRWYDTGNPADYLVAQMAFALAHPEYGPVLRGLVAGLDADRGAGHRPQTGS from the coding sequence ATGTCCCCGACGATCCGCAGGGCAGTGATCCCTGCCGCCGGACTGGGCTCCCGTCTGCTGCCCCTGACCAAGGCGACCCCCAAGGAGATGCTCCCGGTCGGCGACAAGCCGGTCATCGAGCACACCGTGCGCGAGCTGGTGGACTCCGGGATCACCGACATCACCATCGTCGTCTCCGGCGGCAAGAGCCTCATCCAGGACCATTTCCGGCCCAACCCCGCCCTTGTCGCCCAGCTTCGCGCGGACGGCAAGACGGCCTACGCGGACGCCGTGGAGGAGGTCGCCGAGCTGGCCCGGCGGGGCCACATCACCTACCTCGACCAGCACGGCCCGTACGGCAACGGCACCCCCGTGCTCAATGCCGCCCGCGCCTTCGGCGACGAGCCCGTCCTGGTGCTGTGGCCCGACGACGTCTTCGTGGCGGACGTGCCCCGCGCGCAACAGCTGATCCGCGCCTACGAACTGACGGGGTGTCCGGTCCTGGCCCTGCTGCCGATGGACCCGGGCGATTCCCAGCGCTACGGCGTGCCCATCGTCAAGGAGGACCTCGGAGGGGGCACCCTGCGCATCACCGGCCTGGTCGAGAAGCCCCGGCCCGCCGACGCCCCGTCGTCGTACGCGGCCATCGGCGGCTACGTCGTCACCCCCGGCATCATCGACGAACTGCGCGAGCAGACCCGGCGCTGGTACGAGCACCGGACCGGCGAGGTCTACCTGACCGACGCGATCAACGCCTACGCCGCCACCCGCGCGGTGTACGGGCAGGTCATCCAGGGGCGTTGGTACGACACCGGCAACCCGGCCGACTACCTCGTCGCGCAGATGGCGTTCGCGCTCGCTCATCCCGAGTACGGGCCGGTCCTGCGGGGCCTGGTCGCCGGACTCGATGCCGACCGCGGCGCCGGCCACCGGCCGCAGACCGGCTCCTGA
- a CDS encoding GlsB/YeaQ/YmgE family stress response membrane protein, which translates to MGIIAWIVIGLLAGAIAKALMPGKDPGGIIVTMLIGVAGGLLGGWLGKVLFGVDSIDGFFDLSTWIAAIVGSFILLALYRLVTGNRHSHRHA; encoded by the coding sequence ATGGGCATCATCGCGTGGATTGTCATCGGCCTGCTCGCCGGCGCCATCGCCAAGGCCTTGATGCCGGGCAAGGACCCCGGCGGCATCATCGTCACCATGCTCATCGGCGTCGCCGGCGGTCTGCTGGGCGGCTGGCTCGGAAAGGTGCTCTTCGGCGTCGACTCCATCGACGGGTTCTTCGACCTCTCCACCTGGATCGCCGCGATCGTCGGCTCCTTCATCCTGCTCGCCCTCTACCGCCTCGTGACCGGCAACCGGCACTCGCACCGCCACGCATGA
- a CDS encoding aminotransferase class I/II-fold pyridoxal phosphate-dependent enzyme produces the protein MDLQHWLGRATHAIQEWEDTYSPYEPHPSLHVDDERFASAFQEFTGRLTKDNYPFFHPHYAGQMLKPPHPAAVVGHLTAMLINPNNHALDGGPATAAMEREAVAQLAAMFGYDTHLGHLTTSGTIANLEALFVARELHPGRGVAYSAEAHYTHGRMCHVLGMKGHPVPTDAGGRMDLDALEDVLRSGDVGTVVLTAGTTGLGAVDPIHRALALRDRYGVRLHVDAAYGGFFTLLAGADGPEGLPPEPWQAISRCDSIVVDPHKHGLQPYGCGAVLFRDPEVGRFYLHDSPYTYFTSTELHLGEISLECSRAGASAAALWLTFRLIPPTPAGLGRVLAAGRRAALRWADLISQSDVLKLYQRPELDIVGYFPTVAPATLSAVDAASARVLTDGMDDADPVFLSTLKAGREAFTVRHPEIIADVDGARVLRSVLMKPESERHVERLHDRVEQLARRR, from the coding sequence ATGGACCTGCAGCACTGGCTCGGCCGGGCCACCCACGCCATACAGGAGTGGGAGGACACCTACAGCCCGTACGAGCCGCACCCTTCCCTGCACGTCGACGACGAGCGCTTCGCCTCGGCCTTCCAGGAGTTCACCGGCCGGCTGACCAAGGACAACTATCCCTTCTTCCACCCGCACTACGCGGGCCAGATGCTCAAGCCCCCGCACCCCGCCGCGGTGGTCGGCCACCTCACCGCCATGCTGATCAACCCCAACAACCACGCCCTGGACGGCGGGCCGGCCACCGCGGCGATGGAGCGCGAGGCCGTCGCGCAGCTCGCCGCCATGTTCGGCTACGACACCCACCTGGGCCACCTCACCACCAGCGGCACGATCGCCAACCTCGAGGCCCTCTTCGTCGCCCGGGAACTCCACCCCGGTCGCGGAGTCGCCTACAGTGCCGAAGCCCACTACACCCACGGCCGTATGTGCCACGTCCTCGGAATGAAGGGCCACCCGGTCCCCACCGACGCGGGGGGCCGCATGGACCTCGACGCCCTGGAGGACGTCCTTCGCAGCGGAGACGTCGGCACCGTCGTCCTCACCGCGGGGACCACCGGACTGGGCGCCGTCGACCCGATCCACCGGGCGCTCGCCCTGCGGGACCGCTACGGCGTACGCCTCCATGTCGACGCCGCCTACGGGGGTTTCTTCACCCTCCTCGCCGGCGCCGACGGCCCCGAGGGGCTCCCGCCCGAACCCTGGCAGGCGATCTCCCGGTGCGACTCGATCGTCGTCGACCCGCACAAGCACGGACTCCAGCCCTACGGCTGCGGGGCCGTCCTCTTCCGCGACCCCGAAGTGGGGCGCTTCTACCTGCACGACTCGCCCTACACCTACTTCACCTCCACCGAACTCCACCTCGGCGAGATCAGCCTGGAGTGCTCGCGCGCGGGCGCCTCGGCCGCCGCGCTGTGGCTCACCTTCCGCCTCATCCCGCCCACCCCCGCCGGTCTCGGCCGCGTGCTGGCAGCCGGCCGCCGGGCCGCACTGCGGTGGGCCGACCTCATCTCGCAGTCCGACGTGCTGAAGCTGTACCAGCGGCCGGAGTTGGACATCGTCGGGTACTTCCCGACCGTGGCACCCGCCACCCTGTCCGCCGTCGACGCCGCGTCCGCGCGGGTGCTGACGGACGGGATGGACGACGCCGATCCGGTGTTCCTGAGCACCCTCAAAGCCGGTCGTGAGGCGTTCACGGTCCGCCACCCCGAGATCATCGCGGACGTCGACGGCGCACGCGTTCTCCGCAGCGTCCTGATGAAGCCGGAATCAGAACGACACGTCGAACGTCTCCACGACCGGGTGGAACAGCTCGCGCGGCGGCGCTGA
- a CDS encoding VOC family protein: protein MFAKLQCAVLDCVDVLELSRFYQALLGGVVNRPDPRWSLGEDWATLHTDGGFVLAFQRVEDYQPPRWPDPARPQQFHLDLGVEDLDRAKESVLGLGGTLLDEGGDRRSWRVFADPAGHPFCLVRD from the coding sequence ATGTTCGCCAAGTTGCAGTGTGCGGTGCTGGACTGCGTCGACGTCCTCGAGCTGTCCCGGTTCTATCAGGCGCTCCTCGGCGGCGTCGTGAACCGGCCCGATCCACGGTGGTCGCTCGGTGAGGACTGGGCGACGCTGCACACCGACGGCGGGTTCGTGCTGGCCTTCCAGCGGGTGGAGGACTATCAGCCGCCTCGGTGGCCGGATCCTGCCCGCCCTCAGCAGTTCCATCTCGATCTGGGGGTGGAAGATCTGGACCGGGCCAAGGAGAGCGTCCTCGGTCTGGGCGGCACCCTTCTCGACGAAGGCGGCGACCGGCGGAGCTGGCGCGTCTTCGCGGACCCCGCAGGGCACCCCTTCTGCCTCGTCCGGGACTGA
- a CDS encoding MarR family winged helix-turn-helix transcriptional regulator, with product MDAADRQGDEAARAANSSLVHDFGLLIKTATRLEQRIDGDLRRECGISHTMFEVLIRLCRRPGEEVTQRVLADDLTLTSSGVTRLIDRMEEAAVARRVPSPEDRRSVLVEVTDHGRSVFLRAAEVHAQVVERYFVTPVPPGDYPRLTGSLGEIHKALRDD from the coding sequence GTGGATGCGGCCGACCGGCAGGGCGACGAGGCCGCCCGTGCCGCCAACAGCTCGCTCGTGCACGACTTCGGGCTGCTGATCAAGACCGCCACCCGGCTGGAGCAGCGGATCGACGGCGACCTGCGGCGGGAGTGCGGGATCAGCCACACGATGTTCGAGGTCCTCATCAGGCTCTGTCGCCGGCCGGGAGAAGAGGTCACCCAACGCGTGCTCGCCGACGACCTCACGCTGACCAGCAGCGGTGTGACGCGCCTGATCGACCGCATGGAAGAGGCCGCCGTGGCCCGCCGTGTGCCGTCACCCGAGGACCGCCGGAGTGTGCTGGTCGAGGTCACCGACCACGGTCGCTCCGTCTTCCTGCGGGCGGCCGAGGTGCACGCGCAGGTCGTCGAGCGGTACTTCGTCACGCCGGTGCCCCCGGGCGACTACCCGAGACTGACCGGCTCGCTCGGCGAGATCCACAAGGCGCTGCGCGACGACTGA